In Longimicrobium sp., the sequence CCATCTCCACCTCCACCTGCCCCTCGCCCTTGCACGCCTCGCAGCGCCCGCCCGTGACGTTGAAGGAGAAGTGGCCCGGCGTGAGCCCGCGCTGCACCGAGTCCGGCAGGGAGGCGAAAATGCGCCTGACTTCGTCCCATGCCTTGATGTAGGTGACCGGATTGGAGCGGGGGGTGCGGCCGATGGGGCTCTGGTCCACCAGGACCACTTCGCGGATGCCGCCGGTGCCGCTCATCCGCTCGTAGGCGCCCACCCCCTCGCCCATGTGCCGCTTGGCGCTCGTCTCGCCGCCGGAGAGCTCACGCTCGAGGGCGCGATAGAGGACGTCGTGGACCAGAGTGCTCTTTCCCGATCCGGACACGCCGCTCACCACCGTCAGCGCGCCCAGCGGGATCTCCACCGACACGCCGCGCAGGTTGTGCTCGGTGGCGCCCTCGATGCGGATGCGCGGGCCGCGCGTGGGGCGGCGCCGCTCCGGAATGGCGATCTCCTCGCGGCCGCTGAGGTAGCGGCCGGTGAGGGTGTCCGCGTGCATGATCTCGTCGAGCGTCCCCTGGAAGACGAGCTGGCCGCCCAGCTCGCCGCTCCCCGGCCCCAGCTCCACGATGTGGTCGGCCATGCGCATGGCCTCGGGGTCGTGCTCCACCACCAGCACGGTGTTGCCGCCCTCGCGCAGCCGTACCAGAAGGGCCAGCAGCCGGTCGTTGTCCGCCGGGTGCAGGCCGATGGTGGGCTCGTCCAGCACGTACAGCGTATCCACCAGCCGGCTCCCCAGCGCGTTGGAAAGGGAGATGCGCTGCGCCTCGCCGCCGGAAAGGGTGCGCGTCTGCCGCTCCAGCGTCAGGTAGCCGAGCCCCACGTCGTTCAGGAAACCGATTCGTGACTCCAGCTCCTTGAGGATCGTCTCGGCTATGCCGCGCTCCTGCTCGGAGAGGAGGGCGGGGGGGCACTCCGCGCCGCCGCCGGAGGGAACGGCGCCGCGCAGCGACGCCGCCCAGGGCCGGAGCTGCGCCAGCGGCAGCTCCGAAACCTCGGCGATGGTGCGCCCCGCCACGCGGATGCGCAGCGCCTCCGGCCGCAGCTTGGCGCCGTCGCACAGCGGGCAGGTGCGCGCGCTCTGGTACTGGCGGATGAAGACGCGGATGTACGCCTTGTAGCGCTTCTCCTCCAGGTCTTCAAAGAAGTCGATGACGCCCTGGAAGCCGCGCACCCCGTGCAGCACCTTGTGCCGGAACTCCTGCGGCAGATCCTGCCACGGCGCGTCTACCGAGACGCCTTCCTTGCGCGCGAAGTCGGCCAGCTTCTTCCGCTTGGCCTCGTAGCGCGGCATCCGCCAGGGATCCACGGCGCCCTCGGCGAGCGAGCGGGCCGGGTTGCACACGATCAGCGACTCGTCCAGCCGCAGCACCGCGCCGAAGCCGGTGCACTCCGGGCAGCTCCCGTACGGGTTGTTGAAGGAGAAGAGCTGCGGCGTGGGGTTGGCGAACTCGATCTCCGGGTGCTCCGGGCAGCGGAAGCGGTCGGTGAAGCGGAGCGGCTTCATCCCCACCGGCACCACCACCGCCTCCCCCTCGCCCTCGGTGAAGGCGGTGCCCAGCGAGTCGGCCAGGCGGCCGGACTGCTCGGCATCCACCTTTACGCGGTCCACCACCACCAGCAGCTCGCCGGCCGCGGTGAGGTCGGTGCCCGCGGGGAGCTCGTCCAGGTGCATCTCCGCGCCGTTCGCCAGCACGCGCACGAAGCCCAGCGCGCGCAGGTTCTCCACCACCAGCGCGTGCGTCACGCGGGCGGAAAGGGGGAGCGGAAAGCACACCATGGCGCGCGTCCCCTCCGGAAGGCGCAGCACCGCGTCGGTGGCGGTCTGCACGCTGTCTGGCCGGATCTCGCGGCCGCAGGGAAGGCCGGGATGCCCGGGGCAGTAGGTGCGGCCGACGCGCGCCCACAGCAGCCGGAGGTAGTCGTAGACCTCGGTGGCCGTGCCCACGGTGGAGCGGGAGGTCTTGGTGGGGTTCCGCTGCTCGATGGCCACCGCCGGCGAGATGCCGTCCACGCGGTCCACGTCCGGCTTCTCCATGCGGTCGAGGAACTGCTTGGCGTACGTCGACAGCGACTCTACGTAGCGCCGCTGCCCCTCGGCGTACACCGTGTCGAAGGCGAGCGACGACTTCCCCGACCCCGAGGGCCCCGTGACCACGATCACCGCGCGGCGCGGGAGATCGAGGTCCAGGTTCTTGAGGTTGTGCTGCCGGGCCCCACGGATGACGATGCGATCTTTCATAGAACCGAAATCATACCGAACGGAGCCGCCGATGTAAAGCTCGTGCCGGACGGCCGTTGCGCCGCCGGAGGGAGGGCATCCGCGGGTCTGTGCAAAGTTCGTTCAATCGCCGATTCCCTCCGTGTCACAGACGGGTCTTGACGCGTTGGGGGGGTGCCGCTAACGTACCGCTAACCTCCCAGTATGGTACGAGTTCCCGTATCAGTCTAGCCCAACAAGCCCCATCTGTTTGTTCGGAGAGCGGCCCCCCGGGCTGCCTCCATTGTTTCCCCCCCCAACGATCTCTGCCAGGAGGTCAACGGCACCACACCCCTCTCGTAGCGCCACGCGCCGGCAGCATCTCCATCCGTCGCAGATCACACCGTGCGCAGGGTCCCGGCAACCGCCGCGACCAAACCGAAACCGACCGCCGGCACACAGAGCCGGCGCGTTCCAGGAGGACGTGGAATGAAAACAACCCGTTGGCTTTTCGCGGCGGTGGTCGCCGCAGCCACGGCGTCCGCTCCGCTGGCAGGGCAGGAGCCCGCCACCGTGACCGGACGTGTGACGAACTCGGCGGGCGCGCCCGAGAGCGGCGTGACCGTGCGCATCAACACGCTCGGCATCAGCACCGCCACCACCGCGAACGGCACCTACCGCCTGGTGATCCCCGCGGGCCGCCTGCGCACCGGCCAGCAGGTGGCGATCTCCGCCTCGCGCGTGGGCCTCGCGCAGTCCACCCGCACGGTGACGCTGAGCCCCGGCGCCAACCTGACCCAGAACTTCCAGCTCGGCACCGACATCCTTGAGCTCGAGGGGATCGTGGCCACGGGCGTCAGCGGCGGCGCCACCGAGCGCGCCAAGGTGCCCTTCACCGTGTCGCGTGTGGAAGCGTCGCAGATGCCGGTGCAGGCGGTCAACCCGCTGAGCCAGCTGCAGGGCAAGGTGCCGGGGGCGAACATCGCCACCGTGAGCGGCCGTCCGGGCGTGGCGCCGCAGGTGCTGCTGCGCGGCCCCACCTCCATCAACGCGTCTGGCCGCAGCCAGGAGCCGCTGTACATCGTGGACGGCGTGGTGCTCAGCGGGAGCATCGCCGACCTCAACCCGGCGGACATCGAGAGCGTGGAAGTGGTGAAGGGCGCGGCCGCCGCCACACTGTACGGCTCGCGCGCCGCCTCGGGCGTCATCAGCATCACCACCAGGCGGGGCAAGGAAGGCGGCGTGCGCTTCAACGCGCGCTCCGAGTACGGCGTCAACGACGTGGAGCGCGACTTCGGCATCGCGCGCAACCACGCGTACCTCATGGACGAGACGGGGACGCGCTTCTGCGCCATCGACCCGTACGGCTCCAGCAACGTCTGCTCGCGCACGCTGGACTACCGCGCGGAGCAGGCCCGCATCAACAACGCGCCGGGCGACTTCGCGCTGAGCCCCGCCGGCCTTCCGGTGGACCCGGGCTCGTCGATCGCGGGCGACGTGCTGCGCCGCGCCTTCGTCTCCAGCCGCTACCCCGGCACCACGTACAACGCCGTGGACCAGCTGGTGGACCCGAAGCCGCTCATGCTGAACGACTTCTCCATGTCCGGCCGGTCGGGGTCCACCTCGTTCTTCGCGAGCGCGGGCCACACCAAGCAGGGCGGCGCCATCATGGGGCTGCAGGGCTACGAGCGCGGCAACGCGCGCGTGAA encodes:
- the uvrA gene encoding excinuclease ABC subunit UvrA — its product is MKDRIVIRGARQHNLKNLDLDLPRRAVIVVTGPSGSGKSSLAFDTVYAEGQRRYVESLSTYAKQFLDRMEKPDVDRVDGISPAVAIEQRNPTKTSRSTVGTATEVYDYLRLLWARVGRTYCPGHPGLPCGREIRPDSVQTATDAVLRLPEGTRAMVCFPLPLSARVTHALVVENLRALGFVRVLANGAEMHLDELPAGTDLTAAGELLVVVDRVKVDAEQSGRLADSLGTAFTEGEGEAVVVPVGMKPLRFTDRFRCPEHPEIEFANPTPQLFSFNNPYGSCPECTGFGAVLRLDESLIVCNPARSLAEGAVDPWRMPRYEAKRKKLADFARKEGVSVDAPWQDLPQEFRHKVLHGVRGFQGVIDFFEDLEEKRYKAYIRVFIRQYQSARTCPLCDGAKLRPEALRIRVAGRTIAEVSELPLAQLRPWAASLRGAVPSGGGAECPPALLSEQERGIAETILKELESRIGFLNDVGLGYLTLERQTRTLSGGEAQRISLSNALGSRLVDTLYVLDEPTIGLHPADNDRLLALLVRLREGGNTVLVVEHDPEAMRMADHIVELGPGSGELGGQLVFQGTLDEIMHADTLTGRYLSGREEIAIPERRRPTRGPRIRIEGATEHNLRGVSVEIPLGALTVVSGVSGSGKSTLVHDVLYRALERELSGGETSAKRHMGEGVGAYERMSGTGGIREVVLVDQSPIGRTPRSNPVTYIKAWDEVRRIFASLPDSVQRGLTPGHFSFNVTGGRCEACKGEGQVEVEMVFMADVFVPCEICGGARFKPEVLDVRFKGRNVRDVLEMTIDQAIRFFIHEDRLGQALWHLQQVGLGYLRLGQPAPTLSGGEAQRIKVARELALGARRGGKKLYVLDEPTTGLHMDDIRKLLRVLDDLVDAGHTVVLIEHNLDVIKTADWLIDLGPGAGPDGGLVVAMGTPEDVARVPESVTGRYLVPLLERAGAGAA